From one Phorcysia thermohydrogeniphila genomic stretch:
- a CDS encoding nucleoside triphosphate pyrophosphatase: protein MRLTDLNILLASSSPRRREILSMVGVNFRVVRAKAEEKLYSTPVETAVKNAEQKVLSVKNELKDGEVALSADTIVVLGDEILGKPESKEEAVEYLKRLSGRWHTVITGFALLFPNGKLISSFEESRVKFKRLSPEEIEWYVSTGEPLDKAGAYGIQGIGALLIERIDGDFFNVMGLPISRIYDILILES, encoded by the coding sequence ATGAGGCTAACGGACCTTAATATACTCCTTGCCTCTTCCTCCCCAAGGAGAAGAGAAATCCTTTCAATGGTAGGGGTGAACTTTAGGGTAGTAAGGGCAAAAGCAGAAGAGAAACTCTACTCAACTCCAGTTGAAACAGCCGTAAAGAACGCTGAACAGAAAGTTCTGAGCGTAAAGAACGAGTTAAAAGATGGAGAGGTTGCCCTTTCTGCCGATACGATTGTTGTTCTTGGGGATGAAATACTCGGAAAGCCTGAAAGTAAAGAGGAAGCGGTAGAGTACCTAAAAAGACTTTCTGGCAGGTGGCATACAGTTATTACAGGATTTGCTCTTCTTTTCCCTAACGGAAAGCTGATTAGCTCTTTTGAGGAGAGTAGAGTTAAGTTTAAAAGACTTAGTCCTGAAGAGATAGAGTGGTACGTTTCTACGGGAGAGCCCCTTGATAAAGCGGGAGCTTACGGGATTCAGGGGATAGGAGCTCTCCTAATTGAGCGCATAGATGGAGACTTTTTTAACGTTATGGGTTTACCAATTAGTAGAATTTACGATATACTTATACTGGAATCTTAA
- the rnc gene encoding ribonuclease III, which yields MNHRLKELEEKIGYRFRNRELLLKALTHRSFAFEKDTKENYEVLEFLGDAVIGLIVSEELIKRFPDKSEGELSQIRAYLVSESSLSELAKTVDLGNYLLLGKGERLSGGRKKSSLLCDVFESLFGAIYLDGGFYEARRVFLERFLKKMWEILESAVTYKDFKSYLQEITQREFKVIPSYALIKSEGPEHDKTFTVECRVKELRTVASGKSKKSAEQQAAKEMLKALGVINEANGP from the coding sequence TTGAACCACAGGCTCAAAGAGCTTGAGGAGAAGATAGGTTACAGGTTTAGGAATAGGGAGCTCCTCCTTAAAGCCCTTACCCACCGCTCCTTTGCCTTTGAGAAGGACACGAAAGAAAACTACGAAGTCCTTGAGTTCTTAGGTGATGCTGTTATCGGCCTTATTGTCAGTGAGGAGCTCATAAAGAGATTTCCAGATAAGTCTGAAGGGGAGCTCTCCCAGATAAGGGCCTACCTTGTTAGTGAATCCTCTCTTTCTGAGCTTGCAAAAACTGTAGACCTTGGCAACTACCTCCTTTTGGGAAAGGGAGAAAGACTTTCTGGGGGGAGGAAAAAGTCCTCCCTCCTCTGTGATGTTTTTGAGTCCCTCTTTGGGGCAATATACCTTGACGGTGGTTTTTACGAAGCAAGGAGAGTGTTCTTAGAGCGCTTTTTAAAAAAAATGTGGGAAATTTTAGAGAGCGCCGTAACCTACAAGGACTTTAAGAGCTACCTTCAGGAGATAACCCAGAGAGAGTTTAAGGTTATTCCTTCCTACGCTCTTATTAAGTCTGAAGGACCGGAGCACGACAAGACCTTTACAGTTGAGTGTAGGGTGAAGGAGCTCAGAACCGTTGCCTCCGGGAAATCCAAGAAAAGTGCTGAACAGCAGGCTGCTAAAGAGATGCTCAAAGCTCTGGGGGTAATTAATGAGGCTAACGGACCTTAA
- the fabF gene encoding beta-ketoacyl-ACP synthase II, producing MRRVVITGLGVVSPAGSNLKKFWENITSGKSAVSKVTKFDVSNFPVQIAAEVKDFNPLDYFEKKDVRKTDPFIQFAMGAAVQAVKSAGLEDSNIDPERVGVLIGSGIGGIHTIETQHSVLLEKGPKRVSPYCVPMEIINMASGLVSIRFGFKGPNISVVTACATGTHAIGEAYRTILYGDADVMIAGGAESAITPLGIASFAAARALSTRNDEPEKASRPFEKNRDGFVMGEGAGIVVLEEYEHAKKRGAEILAEVVGYGTSGDAYHMTAPAPGGEGAARAIRNALKDAGVSPEDIDYVNAHGTSTKFNDLYETMAIKTVFGDHAYKLKVSSIKSMIGHLLGAAGGVETIAAVMTLKTGIIPPTINYEEPDPECDLDYVPNEAIEMDVKYVLKNSFGFGGTNACLVLKKV from the coding sequence ATGAGGAGAGTTGTAATTACGGGACTGGGCGTTGTTTCACCTGCGGGAAGTAACCTGAAGAAGTTCTGGGAGAACATAACTTCTGGTAAGTCTGCGGTCTCTAAGGTTACAAAATTTGACGTTTCTAATTTTCCCGTTCAGATTGCTGCAGAGGTAAAGGATTTTAACCCGCTTGATTACTTTGAGAAAAAGGATGTAAGGAAAACCGACCCCTTTATTCAGTTTGCTATGGGAGCTGCCGTTCAGGCGGTGAAGAGCGCCGGCCTTGAGGATTCAAATATTGACCCCGAAAGAGTTGGAGTCCTTATCGGTTCTGGAATTGGAGGAATTCATACCATAGAGACTCAGCACTCTGTTCTCCTTGAAAAAGGGCCAAAGAGAGTTTCTCCCTACTGTGTTCCTATGGAGATTATCAACATGGCCTCAGGCCTTGTTTCAATAAGGTTTGGCTTTAAAGGGCCTAACATTTCAGTTGTTACTGCCTGTGCTACCGGAACTCACGCAATTGGAGAGGCTTACAGGACAATTCTCTACGGCGATGCAGATGTAATGATTGCTGGTGGAGCAGAGAGTGCAATTACCCCCTTAGGTATTGCCAGTTTTGCAGCAGCAAGAGCTCTCTCAACAAGAAACGATGAGCCTGAAAAGGCAAGCAGGCCTTTTGAGAAGAACAGGGACGGTTTCGTAATGGGAGAAGGTGCTGGAATCGTCGTTCTTGAGGAGTACGAGCACGCGAAGAAGAGGGGAGCAGAGATACTTGCAGAGGTAGTTGGTTACGGAACGAGCGGTGACGCCTACCACATGACTGCTCCAGCTCCCGGCGGAGAGGGAGCTGCAAGAGCTATAAGGAACGCTCTGAAGGATGCAGGAGTATCCCCTGAGGACATTGACTACGTGAACGCCCACGGAACTTCTACTAAGTTCAACGACCTCTATGAAACGATGGCTATAAAAACGGTCTTTGGAGACCATGCCTACAAGCTCAAAGTGAGCAGTATTAAGTCAATGATAGGACACCTTTTAGGAGCTGCCGGAGGCGTAGAGACTATAGCAGCTGTTATGACCCTTAAAACGGGAATTATCCCACCTACGATAAACTACGAGGAGCCAGACCCTGAGTGTGACCTTGACTACGTTCCTAACGAGGCTATTGAGATGGACGTTAAGTACGTTCTCAAGAACTCCTTTGGATTTGGTGGAACGAACGCCTGCCTTGTCTTAAAGAAAGTTTAA